A region from the Sphingopyxis lindanitolerans genome encodes:
- a CDS encoding cyclic nucleotide-binding domain-containing protein — protein sequence MTGFDPAWFGYGALVVLLAASLVARVDHVRLGLAVAALLALPVAIFGWHGTGYTLLILAILVVNLGLIARLWLRASKVRFSAEEQELRDRHFDGLGPATARALIDHGHWISARRGEVLIRENEAAPCLFYLAEGAAAVRRDGQDVGAVADGALIGEATVLDGAHATGTVVLTRNSRLWFIPAAGLRAYLAAQPDVAAALHEGFARALRGKLANANARIADRPPIS from the coding sequence ATGACCGGTTTCGATCCGGCCTGGTTTGGATATGGCGCGCTCGTCGTGCTGCTCGCGGCAAGTCTGGTCGCGCGCGTCGACCATGTCCGGCTCGGCCTTGCGGTCGCGGCGCTGCTCGCGCTGCCCGTCGCCATCTTCGGCTGGCACGGGACGGGCTATACCCTGCTCATCCTCGCCATCCTGGTCGTCAATCTCGGCCTGATCGCGCGATTGTGGCTGCGTGCGAGCAAGGTCCGCTTCTCGGCCGAGGAGCAGGAACTGCGCGACCGGCATTTCGACGGGCTGGGCCCGGCGACGGCGCGCGCGCTGATCGACCATGGTCACTGGATATCGGCGCGGCGCGGCGAAGTGCTGATCCGCGAGAATGAGGCGGCGCCCTGCCTCTTCTATCTCGCCGAGGGCGCGGCGGCGGTTCGCCGCGACGGGCAGGATGTCGGCGCGGTCGCCGACGGCGCATTGATCGGCGAGGCGACGGTGCTCGACGGCGCGCACGCGACCGGCACCGTCGTGCTGACCCGCAATTCGCGGCTGTGGTTCATCCCGGCGGCGGGGCTGCGCGCCTATCTGGCCGCCCAGCCCGACGTCGCCGCCGCGCTGCACGAAGGCTTTGCGCGCGCGCTGCGCGGAAAATTGGCGAACGCCAACGCGCGCATTGCCGACCGGCCGCCCATATCCTAG
- a CDS encoding ArsC family reductase, translated as MTLILYGIPNCDTVKKARRWLDGHGVAYRFHDYRKDGLDAGQLQGWIDALGWEKLLNKSGTTFRKLPDAQKDGLDAASAKALMLEQPAMIRRPLVDADGAFSVGFSADDWQQRFAA; from the coding sequence ATGACCTTGATCCTCTATGGTATTCCCAACTGCGACACGGTGAAAAAGGCGCGCCGCTGGCTCGACGGGCATGGCGTCGCTTATCGGTTCCACGATTATCGCAAGGATGGGCTCGACGCCGGGCAGTTGCAGGGCTGGATCGATGCGCTCGGCTGGGAAAAGCTGCTCAACAAAAGCGGCACCACTTTTCGTAAATTGCCCGACGCGCAGAAGGACGGGCTCGATGCCGCATCGGCCAAGGCGCTGATGCTCGAACAGCCGGCGATGATCCGTCGGCCGCTGGTCGATGCCGATGGCGCGTTCAGCGTGGGGTTTTCGGCCGATGACTGGCAGCAGCGCTTTGCGGCATGA
- a CDS encoding glycerophosphodiester phosphodiesterase: MRGWRAALMLLALGGCDAEPMAAQPTLDGQPPIVIAHRGASGERPEHTLASYKLAIEQGADFIEPDLVLTKDGVLVARHENEISETTDVADHPEFAARKTVKTIDGQAVTGWFTEDFTLAELQILRAKERIPRLRGTVNDGKYAIPTFAEILDLLVEANKGRDHPVGVYPETKHPGYFASIGLPHEAPLLAILDQYGYRGRTAPVFIQSFEVGNLKALRAKSDLPLIQLMDVKGGPADDPQSCYAMMATPAGLKAVAAYADGIGPNKAMVIPRGAIGTLGEPTSLVRDAHAAGLKVHPWTFRRENYFLPLADKGGLNPAGHGDLGAEIKAYLRTGIDGLFSDNPREAVPAVKEGASR, from the coding sequence ATGAGGGGCTGGCGCGCCGCGCTGATGCTGCTGGCGCTCGGCGGCTGCGACGCTGAGCCGATGGCTGCGCAGCCCACTCTCGACGGCCAGCCGCCGATCGTCATCGCGCATCGCGGCGCGTCGGGCGAGCGGCCCGAGCATACGCTGGCGAGCTACAAGCTCGCGATCGAGCAGGGCGCCGATTTCATCGAACCCGATCTGGTGCTCACCAAGGACGGGGTGCTCGTCGCGCGGCACGAGAATGAGATTTCGGAGACGACCGACGTCGCCGACCATCCCGAATTCGCGGCCCGCAAGACGGTGAAGACGATCGACGGGCAGGCGGTGACCGGCTGGTTTACCGAGGATTTCACCCTCGCCGAACTCCAGATATTGCGCGCGAAGGAGCGGATCCCGCGGCTGCGCGGCACCGTCAACGACGGCAAATATGCGATCCCGACCTTCGCCGAAATCCTCGACCTGCTGGTCGAGGCGAACAAGGGCCGCGACCATCCGGTCGGCGTCTATCCCGAGACCAAGCATCCGGGCTATTTCGCGTCGATCGGCCTGCCGCACGAGGCGCCGCTGCTCGCGATCCTCGATCAATATGGCTATCGCGGCCGCACCGCGCCGGTCTTTATCCAGAGCTTCGAGGTCGGCAATCTCAAGGCGTTGCGCGCGAAAAGCGACCTGCCGTTGATCCAGCTCATGGATGTGAAGGGCGGTCCCGCCGACGATCCGCAATCATGCTATGCGATGATGGCGACCCCGGCGGGGCTGAAGGCGGTGGCCGCCTATGCCGACGGCATCGGGCCGAACAAGGCCATGGTCATCCCGCGCGGCGCGATCGGAACGCTCGGCGAGCCGACGTCGCTGGTTCGCGACGCCCATGCCGCGGGGCTCAAGGTTCATCCCTGGACCTTCCGCCGCGAGAATTATTTTCTGCCGCTCGCCGACAAGGGCGGGCTCAATCCGGCGGGGCACGGCGATCTTGGCGCCGAGATCAAAGCATATCTGAGGACCGGCATCGACGGGTTGTTCAGCGACAACCCGCGCGAAGCGGTGCCGGCGGTGAAAGAAGGAGCATCCCGATGA